In one Echinicola marina genomic region, the following are encoded:
- a CDS encoding endo-1,4-beta-xylanase: MKKRYINILGGVALSLTASCVDYVSTDEYQVEKPESIALQEELNSYNTLKTYIDSIANPDFILGGAVSQTEYADKGVLYRLINSNFQEITAGYGMKHGAVVQSDGSLSMDAVNAMYQAAAEAGTSIYGHTLCWHANQNAAYLNGLLEPLVVNSPAFANELDLSGLMAGDLAGFSTNGDVSIIENEGMGEGTSAIKLTAGASVSSPGDLQFVIPGIPSEAGMEYEIVAYIKSDIPGEGRISFEGLENNEPEVDWMGTGTASATFQTSMSWKEIRFSLSDFQGDSFKLKFDMGYAPGVTYYLDINNLYVYDPNGEPAINNLVGDGDFESGTGWGGWGNNSTRGITEDGMGFGGEGKAFFVTNPSVTGGFWEVQTVYNFAEPLENGESYKLSFWVKGDAEGIIRPELQSPNYSSNGFGQVMVTREWQQVELTTTATADDRERLIISYGEYAGTVYIDNVVLSSASLSGGSTTLVQKTPEEKESIISGELERWISGMVTNSAEHVKAWDVVNEPMDDNNPSELKTGIGNSDMAADHFYWQDYLGKDYAVKAFQWARENGNPDDLHFINDYNLEYNLDKCQGLIDYVAYLESQGAQIDGIGTQMHIGIDSNKQNIAIMFEMLAATGKLIKVSELDVRVNSTNPTPEMLEQQAEMYKYVVETYNEYVPKAQRYGITVWGITDSPDDASWLPGERQGLWDLNFNRKPAYVGFVEGLQGL, from the coding sequence ATGAAAAAAAGATATATCAATATTCTAGGCGGAGTAGCCTTGTCATTAACGGCATCCTGTGTGGATTATGTGTCCACAGATGAATACCAGGTCGAAAAACCGGAAAGTATAGCCCTTCAAGAAGAGCTGAATTCCTATAATACCCTTAAGACATATATAGATAGTATCGCTAATCCAGATTTTATTCTTGGAGGTGCGGTGAGTCAAACTGAATATGCCGATAAGGGTGTTTTGTACCGACTGATCAATAGTAATTTCCAAGAAATCACTGCGGGATATGGTATGAAGCATGGAGCAGTGGTACAATCCGATGGAAGTCTGAGCATGGATGCCGTCAATGCCATGTACCAAGCGGCAGCAGAGGCCGGAACTTCGATTTATGGTCATACCCTCTGTTGGCATGCCAACCAAAATGCGGCCTACTTGAATGGGCTGTTGGAGCCGCTTGTGGTGAATTCACCTGCTTTTGCCAATGAGTTGGACCTGAGCGGACTTATGGCAGGAGATCTTGCTGGCTTTTCTACTAATGGTGATGTATCCATCATCGAGAATGAAGGCATGGGAGAAGGAACGTCCGCCATTAAATTGACTGCTGGTGCCAGTGTGTCTTCACCAGGAGACCTTCAGTTCGTTATCCCCGGTATTCCTTCTGAGGCAGGAATGGAGTATGAAATCGTAGCCTATATCAAATCAGATATACCAGGTGAGGGTAGGATCAGTTTTGAAGGATTGGAGAATAATGAGCCCGAGGTAGATTGGATGGGGACAGGAACGGCTTCGGCTACTTTCCAAACTTCTATGTCCTGGAAGGAAATCAGGTTTAGCCTAAGTGATTTTCAAGGAGATTCCTTCAAATTGAAGTTTGATATGGGATATGCCCCAGGGGTTACCTATTACTTGGATATAAATAACTTATATGTTTATGATCCTAATGGAGAACCTGCGATCAATAACCTAGTGGGGGACGGAGATTTTGAATCCGGTACAGGCTGGGGAGGCTGGGGCAATAACTCCACCCGTGGTATTACCGAGGATGGAATGGGATTTGGCGGAGAAGGCAAAGCCTTTTTTGTCACTAACCCTTCTGTAACCGGAGGCTTCTGGGAAGTACAGACCGTATATAATTTTGCTGAGCCGCTTGAGAATGGAGAATCCTATAAATTGAGCTTTTGGGTAAAAGGTGACGCTGAGGGGATCATCCGTCCTGAACTACAAAGCCCTAATTATTCTTCCAATGGTTTTGGCCAGGTGATGGTCACCAGAGAATGGCAGCAGGTTGAACTGACTACTACGGCAACTGCTGATGATAGGGAGCGGCTTATTATAAGTTATGGGGAATATGCCGGTACGGTGTACATTGACAATGTGGTCCTGAGCAGTGCCTCCCTTTCTGGTGGAAGTACTACTTTGGTACAGAAAACACCTGAGGAAAAGGAATCGATCATCTCAGGAGAGTTGGAAAGATGGATATCAGGAATGGTCACCAACAGTGCCGAACATGTAAAAGCCTGGGATGTGGTCAATGAACCGATGGATGATAACAACCCGTCTGAACTGAAAACCGGCATTGGAAATTCAGATATGGCCGCGGATCATTTTTATTGGCAAGATTACCTGGGCAAGGATTATGCGGTCAAAGCCTTTCAGTGGGCCAGGGAAAATGGCAATCCGGATGACCTCCACTTTATCAATGATTATAACCTGGAATATAATCTGGACAAATGTCAGGGACTCATTGATTACGTAGCTTATCTGGAAAGCCAAGGTGCTCAGATAGACGGTATCGGTACGCAAATGCACATTGGCATTGATTCCAATAAGCAAAATATTGCCATAATGTTTGAAATGCTGGCGGCAACAGGAAAACTGATCAAAGTTTCTGAATTGGATGTACGGGTAAATTCAACCAACCCTACACCGGAAATGCTGGAGCAACAAGCGGAGATGTACAAATATGTGGTGGAAACCTATAACGAGTATGTTCCGAAAGCACAGCGCTATGGCATTACGGTATGGGGCATTACAGACAGTCCTGATGATGCCTCATGGCTGCCAGGAGAGCGTCAGGGACTTTGGGATCTTAATTTTAACCGAAAACCAGCCTATGTTGGTTTTGTAGAAGGACTTCAAGGATTATAG
- a CDS encoding DUF5627 domain-containing protein has protein sequence MKKIPYILIAIVLIFSSCENEDWEFPDFDYQTVYFAYQFPVRTITMGEDIFDTSLDNEGKFKLMVTTGGVYSSPNDVSVQIEVDESLAEGLLFEEGGDEIEVLSSEYYQLSSETVTIPRGEIAGGVEVQLTGAFFNDPRAIKKTFVLPVKITGVANADSVLSGVPVVEDPKRAIAEDWFPAPKDFTLYAVKYVNEWHGNYLRRGKDIITGKDGVIIDETIIRHEENVEDDEINELLTQSLSEVVFPLTLTGEGGENITADLLLTFDDQGNCTVSAANDGYTASGSGKFVKDGEKSSWGNQDRDAVYLEYEIDLPQMQVASVDTLVLRDRGVGMEVFSPVLK, from the coding sequence ATGAAAAAGATACCATATATATTGATAGCGATTGTCTTGATATTTTCATCTTGCGAGAATGAGGATTGGGAATTCCCGGACTTTGATTACCAAACGGTATACTTCGCTTACCAATTTCCTGTCCGTACGATCACTATGGGGGAGGATATTTTTGACACTTCCCTAGACAATGAAGGGAAGTTTAAATTGATGGTGACCACCGGCGGAGTATATTCTTCTCCAAATGATGTGTCTGTGCAGATCGAGGTGGACGAATCATTGGCCGAGGGACTGTTATTTGAAGAGGGAGGAGATGAAATAGAAGTCTTGTCTTCAGAATATTATCAGTTAAGTTCTGAAACGGTGACCATACCACGTGGAGAGATTGCAGGAGGGGTTGAGGTACAGCTGACCGGGGCCTTTTTCAATGATCCTAGGGCCATAAAAAAGACCTTTGTACTACCTGTAAAGATTACTGGAGTAGCCAATGCGGACTCTGTTTTGTCTGGAGTTCCGGTGGTAGAAGACCCCAAGAGGGCCATTGCGGAAGACTGGTTCCCTGCACCCAAGGACTTTACATTGTATGCTGTTAAATACGTAAATGAATGGCACGGAAATTATCTGCGCAGAGGAAAAGATATAATCACTGGAAAAGACGGTGTGATCATCGATGAAACCATTATTAGACATGAAGAAAATGTGGAGGATGACGAAATCAATGAGTTGCTTACCCAGTCTCTTTCTGAAGTGGTGTTTCCATTAACGCTAACAGGGGAAGGTGGAGAAAATATTACAGCTGATCTATTGTTGACTTTTGATGATCAGGGTAACTGCACAGTTTCTGCCGCAAATGATGGTTATACAGCATCTGGAAGTGGAAAATTCGTAAAGGATGGTGAAAAATCCAGTTGGGGAAATCAGGATAGAGATGCGGTTTACTTGGAGTATGAGATTGATTTGCCCCAAATGCAGGTGGCCTCAGTGGATACTTTGGTGCTGAGAGACCGAGGAGTAGGCATGGAGGTATTTAGTCCTGTGCTGAAATAA
- a CDS encoding RagB/SusD family nutrient uptake outer membrane protein — MNMRINLKIAAIITGLVALTSCSDLIDPALENIQSKELIRERPGMIQGLLLNAYLRIPTNGYNFSEMATDDAVSNDLNSGFLNMATGQWASNNNPVDRWSSANSAIQYLNEMLLEVGNTQYASNPNVNQMFLDRLTGETYGLRALFMYYLLQAHGGISGGELLGVPIFLEPQSVDSDFNIPRATFDACMEQLYADINKALELLPMDYYNISNEGMIPSKYREFGAQVSEYNRVFGDDAKQLVSGRIVMAIRAQAALLAASPSFNLDNDQTKWEDAATYAGSLLNDIGGVSGLDPNGVTWYNNTGVIDALGAGNNPPEILWRGSIGGPTNNLETQNFPPTLYGEGLVNPTQNLVDAFPMANGYPISDPASGYTEDTPYANRDPRLAQFILLNGSTAGPSGTTINTALDSDTNDGLNKVESSTRTGYYMRKLLRQDVNLDPVANTSQRHLQPRMRYTEFFLIYAEAANEAWGPMASGSFGFSAYDVIKAIRERAGIGMDNGDAYLESIKSDQAAMRELIRNERRLELSFEGFRFWDLRRWKLDLTETAQGMRIENEDQFSVINVENRVYQDYMIYGPVPYGERLKFSALQQNTGW, encoded by the coding sequence ATGAACATGAGAATAAATCTTAAAATAGCAGCTATCATTACAGGATTAGTGGCTTTGACAAGCTGTAGTGATTTAATTGATCCGGCATTGGAGAATATCCAAAGCAAGGAACTGATAAGGGAAAGACCGGGTATGATACAGGGGCTATTGTTGAATGCCTATTTAAGGATTCCTACCAATGGTTATAATTTCAGTGAAATGGCGACTGATGATGCTGTCAGTAATGACCTTAATAGTGGCTTTTTGAATATGGCTACTGGTCAGTGGGCATCGAATAACAATCCAGTGGACCGGTGGTCTTCCGCCAATTCAGCTATACAGTACCTCAATGAGATGTTATTGGAGGTAGGCAATACACAATATGCCTCCAATCCCAATGTCAACCAAATGTTTTTGGACCGTTTGACTGGTGAAACCTATGGTTTGAGAGCCCTTTTTATGTATTACCTCTTACAGGCCCATGGAGGTATCTCAGGTGGTGAATTATTGGGAGTGCCCATTTTCTTGGAACCACAATCTGTAGATTCAGATTTTAATATTCCAAGGGCCACTTTCGATGCCTGTATGGAACAGCTTTATGCAGATATTAATAAAGCCTTGGAGTTACTGCCTATGGATTATTATAATATCAGTAATGAGGGAATGATCCCTTCAAAGTATAGGGAATTCGGAGCGCAGGTCAGTGAGTATAACAGGGTGTTTGGAGACGATGCCAAACAATTGGTTTCTGGAAGAATTGTTATGGCCATCAGGGCACAGGCAGCCTTGTTGGCGGCCAGCCCATCTTTTAACCTTGACAATGACCAGACCAAATGGGAAGATGCCGCTACCTATGCAGGAAGTTTATTGAATGATATCGGAGGGGTAAGCGGACTGGATCCCAATGGCGTGACCTGGTATAATAATACAGGGGTCATTGATGCTTTGGGAGCAGGAAACAATCCTCCTGAAATTCTTTGGAGGGGATCTATAGGTGGTCCTACCAATAACTTGGAAACACAGAACTTTCCTCCAACGCTTTATGGAGAAGGGTTGGTCAATCCAACCCAAAATTTGGTGGATGCCTTTCCTATGGCAAATGGTTATCCTATATCAGATCCGGCCTCAGGATATACGGAGGATACACCTTATGCCAACAGGGACCCAAGGTTGGCCCAATTCATTTTGCTGAATGGAAGCACTGCTGGACCATCAGGGACTACGATCAATACGGCATTGGACTCAGACACCAATGATGGGCTGAACAAGGTAGAATCATCTACCCGTACAGGCTATTATATGCGCAAACTGCTACGTCAGGATGTAAACCTTGATCCTGTAGCCAATACAAGCCAAAGACACCTTCAACCTAGAATGCGGTATACAGAATTCTTCCTGATTTATGCTGAGGCTGCCAATGAAGCTTGGGGGCCGATGGCTAGTGGATCTTTTGGGTTTTCGGCCTATGATGTAATCAAGGCCATCCGGGAGCGTGCAGGAATAGGCATGGATAATGGAGATGCTTATTTAGAGTCGATCAAAAGCGACCAAGCAGCCATGAGAGAATTGATCCGTAATGAACGTCGCTTGGAATTGTCCTTTGAGGGATTCCGCTTTTGGGATTTGCGTAGATGGAAATTGGACTTGACCGAGACCGCTCAAGGAATGCGCATAGAAAATGAAGATCAATTTTCTGTCATCAATGTGGAAAATCGGGTTTATCAGGATTATATGATTTATGGTCCGGTACCTTATGGCGAGCGTTTGAAATTCAGTGCGCTTCAACAGAATACCGGTTGGTAA
- a CDS encoding SusC/RagA family TonB-linked outer membrane protein, whose translation MMKYIKIALLCCAYMVLFPLCLIAQETMKISIDPTIKTSSGEPVRGAIVKSDLDGYSAVSDSLGTVHLEVTLNTYLGVEAPGYETKILQAHAELEEIVLFPYLEGEEVLVAFQTKDKNDLMGGVSSVNMPEIMDKNYITYPLDGMEAFVGGFNGNLWGNSSYLTLVDGVPRDIGSVMPTEIAQISFLKGVNAVALYGSRGAKGVLLITTKRGVANKQTIDVRTNIGVNVPKSYPKYLGSAEYMSLYNEARSNDGLSPLYTEEEIFNHASGKNPYRYPNVDYFSEDYLQKAYTRYDATMEIQGGNESARYYTNVGFWSEGSVLDFGQAAENGNERFNIRGNVDLNLNDYISAKVDAAAIFYNGKGINADYWGGSATLRPYRFAPLVPIDMLSPDDETAQNYVQNSQHLIGGKYLLGGTQLDQTNPIAGSYAGGSSKYTSRQFQFNAGLNADLRNVLEGLSFSSLFGLDYATSYNLSFNNDYAVYQPRWTNYNGMDEIAGLTRYGQDASSKTQNISNNWFRQTLSFSGQLNYQKSIDNKHHISAMLVANGFQTGESGIYHKVSNANLGIHGSYHYKSKYYLDFSGAMIHSAKLAPDNRKAFSPTLALGWRLSEEDFLASSSVVDDLKLSVSGGILHTDLDIDEYYLYEGIYTDEGSWYEWKDGLNNYATDVRRGQNYDLGLPKREEISVGLDASLFDRLLTLNGSVFVSKMTGLFLQDSNIYPSYFETGWPISSWIPYVNYNNDERRGFDFQLNLNKRIGQVDWSLGFSGIYYDTKASKRSENFEFDYQTRVGKPLDGIWGLQSLGFFSGIDDIENSPEQAFGEVKPGDIKYKDQNNDGIINAQDEVYLGRGGRSGAPLTMGINLSAKYKNFTFFALGTARTGAYAMKTNNYFWVNGDDKYSEEVRGRWTEATKSTATFPRLTTLNGANNFRNSDFWMYSTNRFDLTRVQVSYSFPSSLFGQRFLKGMDIYANGANLLTIAPNRDILEMNIGSAPQTRFYNIGVKAKF comes from the coding sequence ATGATGAAATATATAAAAATAGCTTTGCTCTGCTGTGCATATATGGTGCTGTTTCCACTGTGCCTTATTGCGCAGGAAACAATGAAAATCAGCATTGATCCGACGATCAAAACAAGTTCAGGCGAACCTGTTCGCGGTGCTATTGTCAAAAGTGACCTGGATGGATACTCAGCAGTGTCTGATAGTTTGGGAACAGTGCATTTGGAAGTAACCTTAAATACCTATTTAGGGGTAGAGGCTCCTGGTTATGAGACCAAAATACTTCAAGCGCATGCTGAACTGGAAGAAATCGTATTATTCCCTTACTTGGAGGGAGAAGAAGTTTTGGTGGCTTTCCAAACCAAGGATAAGAATGATCTGATGGGGGGAGTGTCATCCGTAAACATGCCAGAGATCATGGATAAGAATTATATCACCTATCCATTGGATGGTATGGAAGCTTTTGTAGGTGGATTTAATGGAAATTTATGGGGAAATAGCAGTTATTTGACACTTGTAGATGGCGTTCCCCGTGATATAGGTAGTGTGATGCCTACTGAAATAGCGCAAATATCCTTTTTAAAAGGTGTCAATGCAGTGGCGCTTTATGGAAGCAGAGGAGCGAAAGGAGTTTTGTTGATCACAACCAAACGCGGTGTAGCCAATAAGCAAACGATTGATGTCCGTACTAATATTGGCGTGAACGTACCCAAAAGTTACCCTAAATATTTAGGATCAGCTGAGTACATGAGCCTGTATAATGAAGCCAGGTCAAATGATGGTTTAAGTCCTCTTTATACGGAGGAAGAAATCTTTAATCACGCTTCCGGAAAGAATCCTTATCGCTATCCAAATGTGGATTACTTTTCAGAGGACTACTTGCAAAAAGCCTATACCCGCTATGATGCCACCATGGAAATCCAAGGTGGTAATGAAAGTGCAAGGTATTATACCAATGTAGGCTTTTGGTCTGAAGGATCGGTACTGGATTTTGGTCAGGCTGCAGAAAATGGCAACGAAAGGTTCAATATACGTGGAAATGTGGACCTCAACCTTAACGACTATATTTCTGCCAAGGTAGATGCAGCTGCCATCTTTTATAATGGAAAAGGAATCAATGCCGATTACTGGGGTGGATCCGCTACACTAAGACCTTATCGTTTTGCACCCTTAGTGCCTATTGATATGTTGTCTCCTGATGATGAGACTGCCCAGAATTATGTTCAGAACAGCCAACATTTGATCGGCGGGAAGTATTTGTTGGGAGGGACCCAGCTGGATCAAACCAATCCCATTGCCGGAAGTTATGCAGGTGGATCGTCAAAATATACAAGTAGGCAGTTCCAGTTTAATGCCGGCCTAAATGCGGATTTAAGAAATGTATTAGAGGGTCTTTCCTTCAGTTCACTTTTTGGACTGGACTATGCCACTTCTTATAACCTTTCATTCAATAATGACTATGCTGTTTACCAGCCTAGGTGGACGAATTATAACGGGATGGATGAAATTGCCGGCTTGACCAGATATGGACAGGATGCCAGCTCCAAAACCCAAAATATCAGCAATAACTGGTTTAGACAGACCCTGTCATTTTCTGGTCAATTGAATTACCAGAAAAGCATCGATAATAAACACCATATCTCTGCGATGTTGGTTGCCAATGGTTTTCAGACGGGTGAGTCCGGGATCTATCATAAGGTGAGTAATGCCAATCTTGGAATCCACGGTAGTTATCACTATAAATCAAAGTATTACCTGGATTTCAGCGGAGCGATGATCCATAGTGCCAAATTGGCCCCGGATAACCGTAAAGCTTTTTCCCCTACTTTGGCCCTGGGATGGAGACTTAGTGAGGAGGACTTTTTGGCTTCCTCTTCCGTGGTGGATGACCTGAAATTATCAGTGTCAGGAGGTATACTTCATACCGATCTGGACATTGATGAATATTACCTATATGAAGGTATATACACGGATGAAGGCTCTTGGTATGAGTGGAAAGATGGTTTGAACAATTACGCTACAGATGTAAGGAGAGGACAAAATTATGACCTAGGACTCCCAAAAAGAGAGGAAATCAGTGTAGGACTGGATGCTTCCTTGTTTGATAGATTGTTGACATTGAATGGTTCCGTCTTTGTCAGTAAAATGACCGGGTTGTTCCTTCAGGATAGTAATATATACCCTAGCTATTTTGAAACAGGCTGGCCGATCTCTTCATGGATACCTTATGTGAATTATAATAATGACGAAAGAAGAGGATTTGATTTTCAATTGAACTTGAACAAACGGATTGGACAGGTGGATTGGAGTTTAGGTTTCTCAGGTATTTATTATGATACCAAAGCATCCAAAAGGTCAGAAAATTTTGAGTTTGATTACCAAACTAGAGTTGGAAAACCCTTGGATGGTATTTGGGGACTACAGAGCTTGGGCTTTTTCTCTGGGATAGATGATATAGAAAACTCCCCAGAACAAGCTTTTGGAGAAGTAAAACCGGGAGATATCAAATACAAAGACCAAAACAATGATGGTATTATTAATGCCCAAGACGAGGTATATCTTGGTAGAGGAGGTCGGTCTGGTGCCCCATTGACCATGGGCATTAACCTATCAGCCAAATATAAAAACTTCACCTTTTTTGCTTTGGGAACTGCCCGCACTGGAGCCTATGCCATGAAGACCAATAATTACTTCTGGGTCAATGGGGATGACAAGTACTCTGAAGAGGTGAGGGGTAGATGGACAGAAGCTACAAAGAGTACGGCTACCTTCCCACGTCTGACCACATTAAATGGAGCCAACAACTTCCGTAATTCGGATTTTTGGATGTACAGTACCAATCGTTTTGATTTAACAAGGGTGCAAGTTTCCTATTCATTCCCTAGCAGTCTATTTGGCCAGCGGTTCTTGAAGGGGATGGACATCTATGCCAATGGTGCAAATCTACTGACCATAGCCCCAAACAGGGATATTTTGGAGATGAATATTGGCAGTGCCCCGCAGACCAGGTTTTATAATATTGGTGTTAAAGCGAAATTTTAA
- a CDS encoding RagB/SusD family nutrient uptake outer membrane protein translates to MNKYIKPLMRGSIWIAMFLIVTSCEDYLERAPESIISEEQAFQNFINFQGYVEELYHCVPNFTLSGYTSSWNWGEDEIESTAGTFHLSYNIDRGNFWAWQVENGAGNNGWLDASSANTDRNHKNKGLWPLAWYGIRKANMGLENLSLMTDATEEERRLIEGQLLFFRAWFHFSLIQYFGGMPYIDQVLPSDEQLTLPRLSYHECADRVAEDLKRAAELLPIDWDDTTTGRRTLGKNQQRINKIMALGYLGKNYLWAGSPLMNSVSTGSATYHVGYCKKAADTFGQLLQLVESGETQFALLPFDKYNDNFYTTSQNWALPGGTEAIFRSVYYSANDTHWRISKQYKPTFMDDGDPTNFYPTANYVHDNFGMANGLPLPDDVTQADAESGYDPNYPWKDRDPRFYKVIVYDGVKVIQGAIPDPNQEANRYANLHTGGSYREVVTGSLSGYANRKFSPLTANKYDRAYDWGVALHINVPYMRLADIYLMYAEATLMGYNSIAATSSTLGKTPVEAVNVIRERAGMVGVHDKFLGSVDVFLQELRRERAVELAFERHRFNDLRRWMLFIQEPYTIKTSFEFDRSGEFNTDDPSQNRIVNMREEVIIERNFTSKHYWLPLKLADVSLYPEFNQNPGW, encoded by the coding sequence ATGAACAAATATATAAAACCATTAATGAGGGGATCGATTTGGATAGCGATGTTTTTGATCGTTACCTCTTGCGAAGACTATCTGGAGAGAGCACCGGAATCCATTATTTCAGAGGAACAGGCCTTCCAAAATTTTATCAACTTTCAAGGCTATGTAGAAGAGTTGTATCATTGCGTACCCAATTTTACTTTGTCCGGTTATACCAGTTCCTGGAATTGGGGAGAGGATGAAATCGAGTCCACAGCAGGTACTTTCCATTTATCCTATAATATCGATCGGGGTAACTTTTGGGCCTGGCAGGTAGAAAATGGTGCAGGAAATAATGGGTGGTTGGATGCCTCCTCAGCTAATACGGACAGGAATCATAAAAATAAAGGACTTTGGCCGTTGGCTTGGTATGGTATCCGTAAAGCCAATATGGGATTGGAAAATCTTTCCCTGATGACAGATGCCACTGAAGAAGAACGGAGGTTGATTGAAGGACAGCTATTGTTTTTCAGAGCTTGGTTCCATTTTTCTTTGATCCAATATTTTGGAGGCATGCCTTATATTGATCAAGTTTTGCCGAGTGATGAGCAGTTGACCTTACCACGCTTAAGTTACCATGAATGCGCCGATAGGGTGGCAGAGGACCTGAAAAGAGCAGCAGAATTATTACCTATTGATTGGGATGATACCACGACCGGAAGAAGGACATTGGGTAAAAACCAGCAAAGGATCAATAAAATCATGGCCTTGGGTTATTTGGGTAAAAATTACCTTTGGGCAGGAAGTCCTTTGATGAACTCTGTATCTACAGGAAGTGCAACTTATCATGTAGGATATTGTAAGAAGGCTGCAGATACTTTTGGCCAACTATTACAACTTGTAGAAAGCGGGGAAACCCAATTCGCCTTGCTGCCTTTTGACAAGTACAATGATAATTTTTATACCACAAGTCAAAACTGGGCCTTGCCCGGTGGAACTGAGGCTATATTCAGGTCGGTGTACTACTCTGCCAACGATACCCACTGGCGAATTTCAAAGCAGTATAAACCTACCTTCATGGATGATGGTGATCCGACAAATTTCTATCCTACTGCCAATTATGTTCATGATAATTTTGGGATGGCCAATGGCTTGCCATTACCGGATGACGTAACCCAAGCAGATGCAGAATCAGGGTATGATCCCAACTATCCATGGAAAGATCGTGACCCACGTTTTTATAAGGTGATTGTTTATGATGGTGTAAAAGTGATTCAAGGGGCTATTCCAGATCCAAATCAGGAAGCTAATCGATATGCTAACCTCCATACGGGAGGTAGTTATAGAGAAGTGGTGACAGGAAGCTTATCAGGGTATGCCAATCGTAAGTTTTCTCCACTGACAGCCAATAAATATGATAGGGCCTATGATTGGGGAGTTGCCCTACATATCAATGTACCATATATGAGGCTGGCTGACATCTACCTGATGTATGCAGAGGCCACCTTGATGGGGTATAACAGCATCGCTGCTACTTCTTCGACCTTGGGTAAAACGCCAGTAGAGGCGGTTAATGTGATAAGGGAGCGGGCCGGAATGGTCGGTGTCCATGACAAGTTTTTAGGATCAGTAGATGTGTTTTTACAAGAATTGAGAAGAGAAAGAGCAGTGGAATTGGCTTTTGAAAGACATCGATTTAATGATCTCCGCAGATGGATGCTATTTATCCAGGAGCCTTATACCATCAAAACTTCATTTGAGTTTGATAGGTCAGGGGAATTCAATACCGATGACCCTAGCCAAAACCGCATTGTGAACATGAGGGAGGAAGTGATTATTGAGCGAAATTTTACTTCCAAACATTATTGGTTGCCGCTCAAGCTAGCTGATGTGAGCCTTTATCCTGAATTTAATCAAAATCCGGGATGGTAG